Proteins from a single region of Streptococcus oralis:
- a CDS encoding DUF438 domain-containing protein: MADERIHILRDILLELHNGASPESVQERFDATFTGVSAIEISLMEHELMNSDSGVTFEDVMELCDVHANLFKNAVKGVEVEDTEHPGHPVRVFKDENLALRAALIRIRRLLDTYETMEDEEMLAEMRKGLVRQMGLLGQFDIHYQRKEELFFPIMERYGHDSPPKVMWGVDDQIRELFQIALATAKALPEVTISTVKETFEAFATEFESMIFKEESILLMILLESFTQDDWIQIAEESDSYGYAIIRPSEKWVPERQSFVEEKSAEEPVQLDTAEGQVQQVINTPEGQFTITFTPKEKEAVLDRHSQQAFGNGYLSVEQANLILNHLPMEITFVNKDDIFQYYNDNAPADEMIFKRTPSQVGRNVELCHPPKYLDKVKAVMKGLREGVKDKYEMWFKSESRGKFVHITYAAVHDENGEFQGVLEYVQDIQPYREIDTDYFRGLE; the protein is encoded by the coding sequence ATGGCAGATGAACGGATTCATATCCTACGGGATATTTTGCTAGAATTGCACAATGGCGCCTCTCCCGAGTCAGTTCAGGAGCGTTTTGATGCAACCTTTACAGGTGTCTCAGCTATTGAGATTTCCCTCATGGAGCACGAGCTGATGAACTCAGACTCAGGTGTTACCTTTGAAGATGTCATGGAGCTCTGTGATGTCCATGCCAATCTTTTTAAAAATGCTGTTAAGGGCGTTGAAGTGGAGGATACCGAACACCCTGGCCACCCAGTTCGCGTCTTCAAGGATGAAAATCTGGCCCTTCGTGCAGCCTTGATTCGCATTCGGAGATTGTTAGATACCTATGAGACTATGGAAGATGAGGAAATGCTGGCAGAGATGCGCAAGGGTTTGGTCCGTCAAATGGGACTTTTGGGGCAATTTGATATCCACTACCAGCGCAAGGAAGAGCTCTTCTTTCCCATCATGGAGCGCTATGGTCACGATTCACCTCCAAAAGTGATGTGGGGAGTGGATGATCAGATCAGAGAACTCTTTCAGATAGCTCTAGCGACGGCTAAGGCACTACCAGAAGTTACAATTAGCACTGTAAAGGAAACTTTCGAAGCTTTTGCGACAGAGTTTGAAAGTATGATTTTCAAGGAAGAGTCCATCCTCCTCATGATTCTTCTTGAGTCCTTCACCCAGGATGACTGGATTCAGATTGCGGAAGAGAGCGATTCCTATGGCTATGCTATCATCCGTCCGTCTGAGAAATGGGTTCCAGAAAGACAGAGCTTTGTTGAAGAAAAGAGTGCAGAGGAGCCAGTACAACTAGACACGGCAGAAGGTCAAGTTCAGCAAGTCATCAATACGCCTGAAGGCCAGTTTACTATTACCTTTACCCCTAAGGAAAAGGAAGCGGTGCTGGACCGTCATAGTCAACAGGCTTTTGGGAATGGCTATCTCTCCGTCGAGCAGGCCAACCTCATCCTCAATCACCTCCCTATGGAGATCACTTTTGTTAATAAGGACGATATTTTTCAGTATTACAATGACAATGCGCCAGCTGATGAGATGATTTTCAAACGGACGCCGTCCCAAGTCGGGCGCAATGTAGAACTCTGTCATCCGCCCAAGTACTTAGACAAGGTAAAGGCTGTTATGAAAGGTCTTCGTGAAGGGGTCAAGGACAAGTATGAGATGTGGTTCAAGTCAGAGTCGCGAGGCAAGTTTGTCCACATCACCTATGCTGCGGTACACGATGAAAACGGAGAATTCCAAGGAGTGCTGGAGTATGTTCAGGATATCCAGCCCTACCGAGAGATTGATACGGACTACTTCCGTGGATTAGAATAA
- a CDS encoding DUF1912 family protein, whose product MSYEQEFMKEFEAWVNTQIMINDMAHKESQKVYEEDQDERAKDAMIRYESRLDAYQFLLGKFENFKAGKGFHDLPEGLFGERNY is encoded by the coding sequence ATGAGTTACGAACAGGAATTTATGAAGGAATTTGAGGCCTGGGTCAATACCCAGATCATGATCAACGACATGGCGCACAAGGAAAGTCAAAAGGTCTACGAAGAAGACCAAGACGAACGTGCCAAAGATGCCATGATTCGCTACGAAAGTCGCTTGGATGCCTACCAGTTCTTGCTGGGTAAGTTTGAAAACTTCAAGGCAGGCAAGGGATTCCATGATTTGCCAGAAGGATTGTTTGGTGAGCGAAACTATTAA
- a CDS encoding helix-hairpin-helix domain-containing protein — protein MSKKLQRKKQLRNSLRRSGAFSSTVTKVVEETKKVVKHAEKSASEAGKVVSKKVEQAVEATKEQAQKVANSVEDFAATLGGLSVDRAKTFYDEGIKSAADFKNWTEKELLALKGIGPATIKKLKEHGISFK, from the coding sequence ATGTCAAAGAAACTCCAACGTAAAAAACAATTGCGAAATAGCCTTCGTCGCTCAGGTGCCTTTTCAAGTACGGTGACCAAAGTTGTCGAAGAGACCAAAAAAGTCGTGAAACACGCAGAAAAATCTGCCAGCGAAGCAGGAAAAGTTGTCTCTAAAAAAGTGGAACAAGCAGTAGAAGCGACCAAGGAACAAGCTCAAAAAGTAGCCAATTCAGTAGAAGATTTCGCAGCTACTTTGGGTGGCCTCTCAGTAGATCGTGCTAAGACTTTCTATGATGAGGGGATCAAGTCGGCTGCTGACTTTAAAAACTGGACTGAAAAAGAACTCCTTGCCTTGAAAGGAATTGGCCCAGCTACCATTAAGAAATTAAAAGAGCACGGAATCAGCTTCAAGTAA